A region from the Cervus elaphus chromosome 10, mCerEla1.1, whole genome shotgun sequence genome encodes:
- the LOC122702123 gene encoding membrane-associated guanylate kinase, WW and PDZ domain-containing protein 2-like, with amino-acid sequence MAVNLLSLEPSYLSLAVPHKIGRIIDGSPADRCAKLKVGDRILAVNGQSIINMPHADIVKLIKDAGLSVTLRIIPQEELNSPASAPGSEKQSPMAQQHSPLAQQSPLAQPSPAQPPPTVPSPSQLRLSHFSLKDMKIAKRFLEDFKLRTDILGLALQDSLSVGPLESRLEADRDECG; translated from the exons CTGTGCCACATAAAATCGGACGCATCATTGATGGGAGTCCAGCAGATCGCTGTGCAAAGCTAAAAGTGGGAGACCGGATCTTAGCAGTGAACGGCCAGTCTATCATCAACATGCCTCATGCAGACATCGTGAAGCTCATCAAGGATGCGGGTCTTAGTGTCACCCTTCGCATCATTCCTCAGGAGG AACTCAACAGCCCTGCTTCAGCACCCGGCTCAGAAAAGCAGAGCCCCATGGCCCAGCAGCACAGCCCCCTGGCCCAGCAGAGTCCtctggcccagcccagcccagcccagccaccCCCAACAGTCCCATCGCCCAGCCAGCTCCGCCTCAGCCACTTCAGCCTCAAGGACATGAAAATAG CAAAGAGGTTTTTGGAGGATTTTAAGCTTAGGACTGACATCCTTGGATTAGCTTTGCAAGACTCTCTCTCAGTTGGCCCCTTAGAGAGCAGACTGGAGGCTGATCGAGATGAATGTGGTTAG